Genomic segment of Aquarana catesbeiana isolate 2022-GZ linkage group LG02, ASM4218655v1, whole genome shotgun sequence:
TAGTCCATTCCTCATTTGTTAAGGGTTTTTGTAAGTCCCTGTTCCAAGAGATTTGTGAAGGTGCAAGGGTCGGATTTGGAGATTCAGAGAGCAGGGTATACAAGAGGGAGATAAGGTGACTTTGAGGCGTTTTGAGATGACACAGAGATTCGAAGGGCGTAAGTTGTCTCGTCCAATTTGTTAGACAGGTATGAGTTTCGAGGAAGTGGCAAATTTGTCTATATGTCCAAAAGGAAAATGAGAACGTACTGGCGGTTGCTCTAAGTTTATCGAGGGACAAGGGTTTTCCGTCAGAGTAGAATTGGAGGGCCAACACATCCTCAAATGGCCATTCCTGTTTCAAAAAGGTATTGGAATCGCCTGGTGGAAAATCAGGGTTCCCTCTCAATGTGGTTAAGGGACCCGGAATAGGGGCGAGGGTCTTATTAGTTGATGCTTTCCTGAAAGCCATGAGGGACGGGTGAATTAGTGGGTGAGTCGCTGGCGTTGGAGGCCAGTGTTTAGGGGGTAACCACGGGAGCAGATGCAAGGGTCTAGACGAGAAAGCATTCTCAAGGAATATCCAGGACTTTTTATAGGCATGGATATTACAGTCTGCGATCCTTGTGAGATGACAAGCATTGTAATATTTACGTAGGTCCGGCAACCCAATACCACCCCTAGGTTTAGATAATGTAAGAGGGGAGTATTTGATGCGTGGGGGAGAATCTCTCCATAAAAAGATCGTGCAGGCCTTTTGGTAAGTTGAAAAGAAACTGGATGGCAAGGCTATTGGGATTGCTTGTGCCAAGTATAGTAAACGTGGTAGGATGAGCATCTTGATCAGGGCCGCCCGCCCAAACCACGAAACGTGTAGGGCTTTCCAGTCTTTTAGAAGTTTTTGGACTTTAGATAGGGCCATATGGAAGTTCATTGTATACAGGTCTGACAGACAAGTTGGAATCTGAATGCCAAGATAAGTGATAGCGTTCTTATTCCAGAGGAAAGGGAAGGATACTTGGCAGTGAGTCATTTCCTGGGGAGTAAGAGAGATATTTAAGGCCTGAGACTTTGCAtgattaatttttaaattggatattttACCAAATAGGTTAATATCCTGAAGGAGGTTTGGAAGAGAAACACGAGGTGATTGCAGAGAAAGCAAAATGTCATCAGCAAAAGCTGCAACCTTAAATTCTCTCCCCTTCACAGTAATTCCTTGTATGTCAGGGTTGTGTCACAGCTTATTAAGAAACGGTTCTAGGGTAAGAACGTAGATCAAGGGTGAGAGCGGGCAGCCCCGACATGTtcggcgttcgacaggtggccgttaactcTAACAGCGGCCGAAGGCTTGGAGTATAGGGCCAATATGAAAGAGAGCATGCGGCTCCCAAGTCCAATAGCCAGGAGAGCCTTgcgcatataatcccaggccaccctgtcgaacgccttctcagcatccaatgAAAGGAGGAATGCTTGTGTTTTGGAGGATGTTAGCCAGTGGTGCAAATTtcttctcttccagggacaaaacccacttgatcaagAGAAATGATACCCGGCAGCAAAGGGAGTAATCTATTAGCTAGTATCTTTGCGTATAATTTAatatccacattcaggagggatattggtctgtagtttgcTACCGACgaggggtctttaccctctttgggTATTACGGAAATGTGGGCCGCTAACATTCTGGCAGGATAGGTCTGGGAGTCTGCATTTAAGGTAATTAAGAGTTTAGGGGAAAGGACCTCGGCAAAAGATTTATAGTACCGGAGGGTGAAACCGTCAGGTTCCGGACTCTTGCCCAGTTTCATTTGTTTGATGGCGACTTCTAATTCTGCTGCAGATATATGATTTTCAAGTTCAAGTGTTTGTTGGGGGGATATTGGCTTCGGGCTATACCGGGGAAGAAAATCTTGAATAAGTTCAGTGCGTGTTTCGGAGGTTGTCTGAGTCATATGATCAGGGTGGAGGTTGTAGAGATTCGAGTAAAACTCTTCAAATGTTTTAGCAATATTCTCATTCTTGACCAGAAGATCTCCCCTAGGGTTGCGGATATGGTGAATTATAGAGGATGTTTTAGAAGATTGGACCGTGCGTGCCAAAAGGCGGCCACATTTGTTACCTTGTTCATAGAATATCCGCTGGCCAAGAATGTATCGTCTTTTGGTACGTTTGCCCAGTTCGTCCTTAAGGAGGGAGCGGGTATTGGTCAGGTCTTGTAAGGTGTTGGAAGCTTGTGTTCGTTTGTGAGCTATTTCAAGGTATTTAATCGACTCAAGAAGGGTATTAATAGTTTCCTGATTCAGTCTCTTGGCTTTAGCAGCTAGGGATATCAATTCACCCCTGATCAtgcatttatgcgcttcccatagGGATATTGGAGAGACGTCTGGGCTCGAGTTTTCAGTAAAATAATGGTGTATGCTTGTGCATATGTGGTCAATTGAAACTTGGTCTTTGAGTAAAGATGCATTTAGGCGCCAGATCTTCGTTCTCGAGCAGGTTTCAGGGAAAGACAGTGTAACCGTTATAGGATGGTGATCAGACAAGAACATTGGCTCTATGGTGGACTGTTGTAGGAAGGGTAAGTCTGCTTGGGAGAGAAAAAAATAATCGATTCTAGAATACTTTTTGTGTGGGGCCGAAAAAAATGTGTAATCTTTAACTGACGGAGATAGGGTGCGCCAAGTGTCATGAAGGGTCAAATTTTGCAGTTGGATTTTGATCTGGCGCAATGCTTTGTATGTTAATGcagatgtttctgtagaggagtCCAACAGTGGGTTCAGGGGAACATTGAAGTCCCCGCCCATGAGGACTAAGCCTTCCTGAAAGATGCATCTATAGAAAGTGACCTGATGGTCATTGGGGCAATATATGTTCGCCAAGGTTATTGGTTTAGAAGCATAGGAACCCTTGAGAAAAACAAATCTACCTTCTGGATCAACAAGAGAGTCTGTCAGATGAAAATTTGCGTGTTTGGAGAGTAAGATGGAGAGCTAGACCCTAGCTTTAGGGTTGGTCGCATGGAAGGCTGTTCGATATATATGGTTGGAGAGTTTGGGTATGGCATCTGACCGGAAGTGCGTCTCTTGTAGAAAAATGAAATGCGCTCTGTGCTTAGTAAGGGATGATAGAACTTGGGATCGTTTTTCCATTAAATTAAGGGATATGCATTTCAACTTCAGGAATGAGTCGGTTGGTAGTTTGGTGTTCATAATGAGGGTAAAGTGTTAATGTGTGGTAGCTGTAAACAGGAACGAAATGTATTAATGGAAGCCGGGTATCCCAGGTGTTCAACCAGGGGGGGCGGGTGTGGGCCCAATCCGAAAAAAAGAAGGGTTTTGGACTAAATtgagaagggaaggggagagaaaaGTGGGTAATCGGGGGCGGCCTGAGGATAAGGAAGGGGGGAAGTAGAAGGGGTGAAGGAAAatcaaaggaaagaaagagagagtgaAGAGAGATagagaaaaagaggagaggaaagggaagtGATTAAACCGGAGGTGGAAGTAGTTGCTCTATACCACCTGAGGGAAAGAAAAACCTGGGGTGTCAGCCAATGTCCCAACGGGACTGCTGTGTGGGGGTGGAAGAAAGGGCGGAAACCTCAGGGCGTTTGCGAACCGGGGATCGAAAATGGAATCATGGTGGAAACACGCACGAAAAGTAAGGCAGTTGAAGATGAGTGGAGAGCCTACAAACTGTGTAAACTTGTTACCATATTTAATCAAACCAGGAGAAGTATAAACactaaaaacaataaaattaacaTTTCTAACAATCCCGCCATATCTCGTTATGAATTTCATTTCATCACTAGAGCAAAAAAAATGAGCAGGTGGGGAAGGTTATACTTTCAATTTCCTCTAATGTGTCGAACCCAACTGGAGACTAGGGTCAAGAAGATCGTCTCTCAGAagttgggggaggggagtgagggGGGGACGGGGAAGGGGAGATAGGAGTTCAAGGAAGGGGAGGTAGAGgtatggggaaggagggggaaagggaggaaggaggggagaaagggaggggggaaagggaggggaggaagggacaGGGAGGGAAGGAATAAAGGAGGCCCTACATAGGAACACATAGTTCAGAATACCCTCTAGAAGCTGAAAGCGTTAACTGTGTTATAGTAACCAAGTAGACCCATAACATAGTGCATAGTTATCTCTAATGGGTCTGCTTAGATATCTGAAGGCCAGGGATGTCAAACCAAAGTGTTGGAAAGAACCACCAACCACTAGGTGGCATGTGAGGTTATCCTCCAGACGTGGTATGCATTCAGCAGACGGGGGTAGATAAGCAATTTTGAAAGTACCCTAATGGGACATCCCTGGTATTCAAGATGGTAATTTTCAAGACCATTCCTGTGTATCCAACCAAAATTCattagaaataaaacaaaatatcattAGAAATTAGAAATTGTTGCTCCTATAAAAGCACTttctgaaaagaaaacaaaaaaggaagtaatTCCGTAAGGTAACATGCCAACTTGTCCAGAATGTGATGTGCGGTGATCAGAAACCTGTGGGCCAGGCAGCTTCAGCGTATGCATAACAGAGGCAGCATGTCCTTATGTAAAATAGGATCTACGGATGCGGGTCTGAATGCGGTCGGTGTTCACGAGGTAGCTTAGTTTAGCACCCGGGTGATGCATATGAAGGAAAAGAGAGTCCATTTAGACAGCATCTAGGAGATAAAGCAGCGTTTCTGTTGTTGAGGGATGAAGGGTAGGGAACGCAAAACAGCAGTCTGGTATGAGGGTGAGTAAGTGATGTTAGTGCATAATAAAGATCATAACATACTGCGGGAAGAAGAGGGAAGAGTTGTTTGTTCGAGAATTTACTTATGAGTACTAGTAAGTAGCTGGAGCTAGTAGATGAGTAGATGAGGCCTCCAGGCGGTCCCGTCTCACGGGCGGCGAGGGTGAGCGATCTGGGGTGAGTGTTGATAAAGATTGCGGCATGATGAGTGGGCTTTTGGAGATGCCAGGTCCACTTTTTGTCTGCGCGATCTCTGGCGTGGGGCCTTCGGCGATGggttgagagagactgggagccgTGGTTCAGATGGAAAGTAGTGCTCATACCAGTCTGGAAGCTCTACCCGAGGAAGATCAAGTTGGTCACAGAAGCCTTTCAAGTCTTCCGGTGTGCGTAATAAGGCAGAGCGGCCCCTAGCGGACGCAGATAGagcgaaggggaacttccatcgaTATTGGATATTTCTGGCACGAAGAGCATCCAGCAGGGGGCTCAGGGCTCTTCTATTTTGAAGTGTTATCTGGGATAAGTCCTGAAAGAGCTTCACTTCAGTGCCATTAAAAAGAATCCTACCCCTTTCCCTCGCCTTGCGAAGGATTTCCTCCTTGAGGGGAAAATTAACCAAACAGCATATAATGTCTCTGGGCGGCTCATTCTCCTGGAGTTGGGGGCGTAAAGCACGATGCGCCCTTTCCATGTCACTGGAAGAGTCTGCAGGGCGATCGGTTAAATCATTAAATATTGTACACAGAGCTTTCTGCAGTGAGTTCGGGTCAACGCTTTCAGGGACCCCCCCGTACCCTAATGTTGTGTCTCCGACCTCGATTATCGAGGTCCTCCACATGTCTATGGAGGTCAAACACGTGGGAGAGCTGAGAGTCATAGGTGGATTGCACCTGGCGTATGGCGGCCGCATGAGTCTGGGCAGTTTGTTCCACAGTGTCAATACGGTGAGCGATCACCTGGAGATCTGATTTTAAGTCGGCGATTGCAGCCGTTACTGTGTTTTTAATGTCCGAGGCCACTTTTTCAAGATCGAATAGGCTGGGTGGTTGCGCTCGTCCAAGGCAGGGGGTAGAACTGGCCGATGCCTGCATGTCGAACATTGCGTTAGGCGAGATCGGGGTCTGGGCCTGTGCTGCCGCGTGCGCTGACagcttttgggagcggaagatctCCGGAATGTTTTTGCTCAATTGTGTACCTGGGTCCATGGCAGCACGGCATACAGAGGAGCTCCGGGTGTTTCTGCTCATACTAATGGTGAGGTGTAGGCTCCCCTGATCGCAGGAGCTCTCAGACTATACTGCCATCTTGgcctccgtccaggccacgccccctgacgTATGGCTTTTTATATGTACTCTATGCAATTTTTGTAAGATCTTTTATTATGCATTTCagtaaaaggttgtttttttttttttttttaatttgttgactTATTTTTGTTTAGTGCAACTCCTGTTAAAATCCCACCTTAATATAGGAGTAATATTAGAAGACTTCCAAATGAAAAGATTTACAAATCACAGCTCTTTGTAGAGCAAATCCAAAAGGTACATTTCTCTTGAATCACAGGTTCTCAGTGAAGAATGATAAACATTGATGGTCATGTCAACCACGTGCTTGTGTCTATTGAGAAGGTATAGATTATGGAAACATTGTAGCAGGGAAAGTATCCCATAAGCCGCACTAGGaatgctgttagaaatcatggagcCCTGTACAGCCTTCCTGACGAGGCCCCCTTTAACCCACCCTCGAGCCCACCCCTGGCTCCTCCCCTGACCCGGCTTCAAACATGTAACAGCATGAGCCATGAGAGGCCCTCTTTGTGGAGAGAACTGTGGCctattagaccccatatctctcttttagcctccaaagcatctgatcaaactgagattgcTGCTCTTGCAGGGCTTTAGAAAGCCCTGTTTTTATTTTGTAGAAATTAACTGTGAAGGTGCCCGGACCCCTCAAATTGATCTGATGGGGCCAGACCCAGTTCAACaggactggctgtactgccttatttgCAGCCCTGAGCAACACATCGCTGCAAGTCCTCTATAAAAGAGTATGTGGCAGGCTCAGCCAGGCCACACCCAAAACATGGTTACCTTCACCCCCGAAGCGTCCCCGTGATTAAGCTTCGGAAGGCAGGGCGAAACCCGCTGGGGGCATGGCTTGGTTGGAGCCATGGCTGAGACTGCCACATAGGATTTGCAGTGACGTACGTCTTATGGGATACTTTTCCTGCTACATGGTGATGTCTGAAGCTGAGAAGTGCTCCGTTCACTTCCAGCAGTTGGCATCGGATGAGGACACTCTAAAGAGCCTGAGCAGCACCTATACTGTCTATCTGGTTCACAGCATAGATCATGAAAGTAACATTGCTGGGActaacattacccccccccccccaaaaaaaaaaaaaaaaaatgttatcttgtttAGACCATTATCCACCACTCAGAACTTCTTCATAGCTTTGCTCAGCCGATGAAAGGGAAATGGTTGCCATTTTCATCTGTGATTGTTCTTTCCAGTGCGGGTTCAATAAGTCCAGCAAAATCTGTCCAAAATTACTGAAATCTTGACTTCTGCGCACAGTATAATTTTAAAACATTCCTCTTGATCTCTTTGGTTTTTACTCCATATATTATTGGGTTCAGCATTGGAGGAACGATCAGGTATAGGTTGGACAAGATAATTTGAGAGGAAGAAGCTGTGTGCCCCCCAAACCTCTGAGTGACAAAGGCGAAAAGTGCTGGGACGTAAGCCAATAGAATGACACAAATGTGGCTGACGCATGTACTCCCGACTTTGTTTCTGGCCTCTCGGGATGGGAGGTTGAAAACAGAAATTACAATCATCGAATAAGAAACTGTAATACCTATGAAATCTACTGCTGTAAGTAGAACGGCTACTAACCCGTATACGACATTAACTCCGATGTCTGCACAGGCCAGTTTAGCCACGGCAATGTGTTCACAATAAGTATGCTCAATCCTGTGGCTGCTGCAAAATGGCAACCTCCTGACCAGGAAAGGATGGGGTAACACCAGAAGAGTTCCTCTTATGACCGCCAAGACTCCAATTTTTGTAATTAATGGGTTGGACAAGATGGTGGTATATCTCAGTGGTTGGCATATGGCAACATATCGATCAAAGGCCATAGCCAAGAGGACAGAGGAGCACATGACGGTGAAAGAATGGATGAAGAACATCTGAACCAGGCAACCTTCAAAGGTGATCTCTTGGAGGTTGAACAAGAAGAGCAGGAGCATCTTAGGGAGGACAGTATTGGACTGGACAAGGTCTGTTAACAACAACATGGAAATGAAGAGGTACATGGGCTGGTGGAGGCTCTCCTCTGTTTTAATGGTAAGAAGGATGCTAATATTGGCCAACAAGGTAATCAGGTACATGGAGAAGACTGGCAATGAAAACCAGGCCTGGACATTTTCCATCCCAGGAATTCCAATCAGGATGAAATTACAGGAGCTCAGATTAATATCCCCAGATGTCatgatgtctgtgtgctggtccaagATGTCCTCTTGTAATATTATTCAGTGTGACAAAATCAGAAAACACTTTAGGGATTTCTCTTCACTGAGATATAACACTATTCTGCAGAAGACAAACAGATATGAATAGGAGGTGAAAATACTTTTTACTAATAACACAGGCCTAAAAAATGCAAAGTAGAGCAAGAGTAAGAGATGGCTCTATGGGAGGAAAGCTATCAAGTAATCTTACCCTAGGTGGTATCTATTACTGAGACAATAATCCTCCTTCCATCATTACAAACAAACAAGAAGCCAGGAGGTGGACACACCACGAGACACATCCCTCCATAGCCACCTCACCACCCACCCCCCAGGTCAGTGAGTGCCTCTACACCCAACTCAACCTGTAGACTGGTGTAGTTCTTACTCCATTCAGTAGGTGGCATCTGGCCGCTGTATGGGTGTAGTGGGGTCTCAGAGGAGTGATGTTCCTCTGCAGCCTCTATAGACGTCACAGTGGGAACAAGTGTCCGATTGGACGCTGCAATCCCCAGTGACCTTCTGCGTTCATTTTGGATGGGGCAGCCCCAAGGAACCCTGCATGGATTAGGGGTGTACTTGCTAGTGGACAGAGTAGGGACAGGAACACGCTTGTTAGAGAGAGAGATTTAGCAGCAAGGAAAGGTTCCAGAATGAGGAGGACAAGTGTAGGGATAATGCTAGATACCCCTCAAGCACCAGTCACCAGAGCTGTTGTCACCACTTTCTCAATATCCTCCCCAGCTGAGTCTGCTATTGCTGTAGGCCTTGCCTATAGTGTGCCTTGATGCTGTGTGATCTACAGGTATAACTGGTAAGACCTTTGGCACCATCAGTGCCTGCACCCGCGCACTGTTGGGGAACGTTCTTTTGACGGAGCAAAGCTTTACTCCTACCAGTTACTGAGACTGTTACTGCACATATTACTTCAAGTATTACTTGCCCTGTTACCACAAGTGTTAATACCAGTGATACCTACTGTTTTGCTGCAAGTAGTCTTGTAACCCGTCCACCATACTACTTTTCCAAATACAAGAACTGTTAACTCTTCTTTAGCTCTGTGTTTGCCATGCTCTCTGCACAGGTACCTTAGCCCCTGGCCCCGCCCACAGCCCATCTATCACAGTTCCACCTTATCGTGCCAATGATGCATATCCCTCCATGGACACCTCACCCCCTCATCATAGTACATCCTTCCACATCTACCTTAATTTACTAACAGAGCACTCATCTCTCTGGGGCCACCTCACCCCCTCATCACAACACAACCCTCTCCACCTACCTTACCCCACCAAGGTGCACACCCTCCATGGCCGCCTCAGTCCATCATCACAGCACACCCCTCTCCACCTAGCTTACCCCACCAACAAGAACATCATCCATGACCTCCTCACCCCCTCATTACAACACATCCCCTGCACCAACTTTACCCCACCAAGAAGTGCACCTCTCCATGGCCACCTCACCCCCTCATCACAGCACATCCCTCTCCACCTACCTTACCCCACCAAGAATAACATCCTCCATGGCCTCCTCACTCCCTCATCACAACACAACCCTCTACACCTACTTTACCCCACCAAAAAGTGCACCTCTCCATGGCCACCTCACCTTCTCATCACAGCACATCCCTCTCCACCCACCTTACTCCACCAAGAATCACACCCCTCCATGGCCTCCCCACTCCATCATCACAACACATCCCTCTCCACCTGCCTTACCTCCCCAAGAAACACATCCTCCATGGCTACCTCACCCCCTCATCACAGCACATCCCTCTGCACCAACTTTACCCAACCAGAAAGTGCACCCCACCTACCTTACCCCACCAAGAAGCACACCCTCCATGACTTCCTCACTCCATCATCACAGCACATCTGTCTCCACCTACCTTACCCCACCAAGAAGCACACCCTCCATGGCTTCCTCACTCCATCATCACAACACACCCCTCTCCACCTAATTTACCCCACCAAAAAGCACACCCTCCATGACCTCCTCTCTCCATCATCACAGCACATCCCTCTCCACCTGCCTTACCCCATCAAGAAGTGCACCCCTCCATGGCCTCCTCACTCCATCATCACAACACACCCCTCTCCACCTACCTTACCCCACCAAAAAGCACATCCTCCATGGCCTCCTCACTCCATCATCACATCACATCTGTCTCCACCTACCTTACCCCACTAAGAAGTGCacccctccatgaccacctcaccccCTCATCATAGAACATCCCTCTCCACCTACTTTACTCCACCAAGAAGCACACCCTCCATGGCTTCCTCACTCCATCATCACAGCACATTCATCTCTAACTACCTTACCCCACCAAGAAGTGCACCCCTCCATGGCCACCTCACCCCCTCATCACAACACATCCCTCTCCACCTACTTTACCCCACCAATAAGCACCCCACTCCATAATCACAGCACACCCCTCTCCACCTACTTAGCTCACCAAAGAAGCACATCCTCCATGGCCTCCTCACCCCATCATCACAACACATCCCTCTCCATCTACCTTATCCAACCAAGAAGCACATTCTCCATGGCCTCCTCACCCCCTCATCACAACACATCCCTCTCCACCTACCTTACCCCACCAATGAAGCACATCCTTCTGTGACCACCTCATCTCCTCATCACAAGACATCCCTCAACACCCACTTCACCCCATCAATGAAGCACACATCCCTCTTTGATCACCTCAACCCCTCATCACAGCACATCCCTCTCCACCTACCTTACTGCACCAAGAAGCACACCCCTTCATGGCCTCCTCATTCCATCATCACACCATATCTCTTTCCATCCTCCTTAACTCACCGATGAAGCACATCCCTCTGTGACCACCTCACCCCCCTCATCACAAGACATCCCTCCACGCCCGCTTCACCCCACCAATAGTTTGTGCAGCGCGTTACAACATGGGGGtagacagtacagctacaatacaatacaggagggattagagggtcctgctcattagagcttacaatctaggagggagggtcaagtgatacaaaaggtaatagctgtgtgggatgatctgatggagaaagtaaatgtagagttgttaggtgggggctagGCTTCTCTtaagagaagtgttttcagggatcgtctaaaagcgagcagagtaggagatagtcggacagattggggtagggagttccataggattggagaggctctggaaaagtcctggaggcaagcatgggaggaggtgaaaagggaactagagagcaggaggtcttgggaggaatgaagagaacaattaggttggtattgtgAGACTAGGTTAgaaatgtagctgggggccgagttgtggacggctttgtaagttgttgttagaattttgaatttaattttgttgagtggcagccaatggagggattgacatagaggggtagaggacactgaacggttggtatgGTGGATGAgtttagcagcagcattcatgatggactgaagggggatagcctatgtaaaggtaatcccgagaggcagtagtcgaggcgagagatgaccagggagtgaactaggagctttgtggtgtcattggttaggaaggggtgtattttaTAGATATTGTGGAGGCTGAGACGGCAAGATTTGGAAAGCTTTTGGACATGTGGCCGAAAGGATAATTCAAAGTCCAGGACTACAGCTataaccttggcatgcggggacgggCTGATAGTAGTGCAGTTGATcctgacagagaaatcaggggaagaagcacgtgggggaggaaaaatcaggacctcagttttggatagattgagtttgaggaaatggtgtgacatccaggctgagctgtctgttagtaaattagtgatacatgaggagacagagggagtgagctgagaatgagagagatagatttgggtgtcatcagcatagagatggtattggaagccatgggaggctattaactgacccagggaggaggtatagatggagaataagagaggtccaagaacagaacctaggcagaccccgacagagaaaggtagagaagagaaggaagaagagttGTAagcgacactgaaggtgcggtaGGATAAGTaagatgagaaccagcaaagagtacagtcacagagaccaaaggcgtggagttttttgaggaggagggcatggtccactgtgtcaaaggcagcagagaggtctaatg
This window contains:
- the LOC141129577 gene encoding olfactory receptor 52N5-like; this translates as MTSGDINLSSCNFILIGIPGMENVQAWFSLPVFSMYLITLLANISILLTIKTEESLHQPMYLFISMLLLTDLVQSNTVLPKMLLLFLFNLQEITFEGCLVQMFFIHSFTVMCSSVLLAMAFDRYVAICQPLRYTTILSNPLITKIGVLAVIRGTLLVLPHPFLVRRLPFCSSHRIEHTYCEHIAVAKLACADIGVNVVYGLVAVLLTAVDFIGITVSYSMIVISVFNLPSREARNKVGSTCVSHICVILLAYVPALFAFVTQRFGGHTASSSQIILSNLYLIVPPMLNPIIYGVKTKEIKRNVLKLYCAQKSRFQ